From Sphingopyxis sp. MWB1, a single genomic window includes:
- the ileS gene encoding isoleucine--tRNA ligase: MTDTPATDPRDYRDTVFLPKTDFPMKAGLPQKEPAILAKWIESDLEKQIRESRKGREQFILHDGPPYANGDMHIGHALNHILKDMVVRTQTLKGKDAPYVPGWDCHGLPIEWKVEEKYRKKKRNKDEVPVEEFRAECRAYAQEWVNVQREQLKRLGIGGDWDNPYLTMDFDAEATIVTELLKFAESGQLYRGAKPVMWSPVEKTALAEAEVEYEDIVSTQIDVAFEIVDSPIEELKGAYAVIWTTTPWTIPVNQALAYGPEVEYIIMQAGKHRLLVAQELWNDSAQRIGNTPWLSEGEGWTVTWTGKGSDLAGTVARHPMHHLGGFYARPRPFLPGDFVTTDSGTGLVHMAPDHGEDDFELCKAHGIEPQFAVMNDGRYRDDWGWLGGDDERRMSVINPKFNAPEGPICSDLRQAGALLAASADYKHSYPHSWRSKAKVIYRCTPQWFVPMDKPVTTGISTSLDANGEEQGAAQTLRQTAMQAIADTRFVPAKGRNRIGSMVEGRPDWVLSRQRAWGVPITLFVHRQTGQYLVDPAVNARIIAAVKQGGVDAWSDARAQEYFGDQYDAADYERITDILDVWFDSGCTHAFVLESGKWPALVRRDGGTHSADLYLEGSDQHRGWFQSSLLESCATRGQAPYKAVLTHGFTMDAKGMKMSKSLGNTISPLKVMETSGADIIRLWALSVDFTEDHRIGDEILKGVADQYRKLRNTFRYMLGALEGFGEEERVTDIAAMPELERYMLSLLADLDARLSRAVDDFDFNAYTRALADFCNEDLSAFYFDIRKDRLYCDVNPASGYQTAERAAYRSVLDTLFHALVRYAAPVLVFTAEEVWGTRYPDGGSVHLLEWPDVDAGWRDPALAARWNAVREQREAVTEAIEPYRREKTIRSSLEAEVTIADPALGTAALEEIFIVSAVRAGESLAVIRTDNHKCGRCWRHLPEVSEDGALCNRCTHVLDAA; this comes from the coding sequence AACCGGCGATTCTCGCCAAATGGATCGAAAGCGATCTGGAAAAGCAGATTCGCGAAAGCCGCAAGGGCCGCGAGCAATTCATCCTTCACGATGGCCCGCCCTATGCCAATGGCGACATGCATATCGGCCATGCGCTCAACCATATATTGAAGGACATGGTCGTCCGCACCCAGACGCTAAAGGGCAAGGACGCGCCTTACGTCCCCGGCTGGGACTGTCACGGCCTGCCCATCGAGTGGAAGGTCGAGGAAAAATATCGCAAGAAAAAGCGCAACAAGGACGAGGTTCCGGTCGAGGAGTTTCGCGCCGAATGCCGCGCCTATGCGCAGGAATGGGTGAATGTTCAGCGCGAACAGCTCAAACGCCTTGGCATCGGCGGCGACTGGGACAATCCCTATCTGACGATGGATTTCGACGCCGAGGCGACCATCGTCACCGAATTGCTCAAATTCGCCGAATCCGGCCAACTCTATCGCGGCGCCAAGCCGGTGATGTGGTCCCCGGTCGAAAAAACCGCCCTCGCCGAAGCCGAGGTCGAATATGAGGATATTGTTTCGACCCAGATCGACGTGGCGTTCGAGATTGTCGACTCACCCATCGAGGAACTCAAAGGCGCATACGCGGTCATCTGGACGACGACGCCGTGGACGATCCCAGTCAATCAGGCGCTCGCTTATGGGCCGGAGGTTGAATATATCATCATGCAGGCAGGCAAGCATCGCTTGCTGGTTGCACAAGAACTTTGGAATGATTCAGCGCAGCGGATCGGCAATACGCCGTGGCTGAGCGAAGGCGAGGGGTGGACGGTAACTTGGACCGGCAAAGGCTCCGACCTCGCCGGCACCGTCGCCCGCCACCCGATGCACCATCTCGGCGGCTTCTACGCCCGCCCCCGCCCCTTCCTGCCCGGCGATTTCGTCACCACCGACAGCGGCACCGGCCTTGTCCATATGGCGCCCGACCATGGCGAGGATGATTTCGAGCTGTGCAAGGCGCATGGGATCGAGCCGCAATTTGCGGTGATGAACGATGGCCGCTACCGCGACGATTGGGGCTGGCTCGGCGGCGATGACGAACGCCGCATGTCCGTGATCAACCCCAAGTTCAATGCCCCCGAAGGCCCCATCTGTTCCGACCTTAGGCAAGCCGGTGCGCTGCTCGCCGCCAGCGCCGATTACAAGCACAGCTATCCGCATAGCTGGCGGTCGAAGGCCAAGGTCATCTATCGCTGCACCCCGCAATGGTTTGTGCCGATGGACAAGCCTGTCACGACGGGCATCTCGACTTCGCTCGATGCGAACGGAGAAGAACAGGGCGCGGCCCAGACTCTCCGCCAAACCGCGATGCAGGCGATTGCCGACACGCGCTTTGTCCCCGCAAAGGGCCGCAACCGCATCGGCTCGATGGTCGAAGGGCGCCCCGACTGGGTGCTGTCGCGCCAGCGCGCCTGGGGGGTGCCGATCACCCTGTTCGTTCACCGCCAGACCGGCCAATATCTGGTCGATCCCGCGGTCAACGCGCGCATCATCGCCGCGGTCAAGCAAGGCGGCGTCGACGCGTGGAGCGACGCGCGCGCGCAGGAATATTTCGGCGATCAATATGACGCCGCCGATTATGAGCGCATCACCGACATTCTTGACGTCTGGTTCGATTCGGGCTGCACCCATGCCTTTGTGCTCGAAAGCGGCAAATGGCCCGCGCTCGTCCGCCGCGACGGGGGCACCCACAGCGCCGACCTCTATCTCGAAGGGTCGGACCAGCATCGCGGCTGGTTCCAGTCCTCGCTGCTCGAAAGCTGCGCGACGCGCGGGCAAGCGCCTTATAAGGCGGTGCTGACCCATGGCTTCACCATGGATGCCAAGGGCATGAAAATGTCCAAATCGCTCGGCAACACGATCAGCCCGCTGAAGGTCATGGAAACGAGCGGCGCCGATATCATCCGCCTGTGGGCGCTGTCGGTCGATTTCACCGAAGATCACCGCATCGGCGATGAAATTTTGAAGGGCGTCGCCGACCAGTATCGCAAGCTTCGCAACACCTTCCGCTATATGCTCGGCGCGCTCGAAGGCTTTGGCGAAGAAGAGCGCGTCACCGACATTGCAGCCATGCCGGAGCTGGAGCGCTATATGCTCTCGCTCCTCGCCGATCTCGATGCCCGCCTGTCGCGCGCGGTCGATGATTTCGACTTCAACGCCTATACCCGCGCGCTCGCCGATTTCTGCAACGAGGATCTGTCGGCCTTTTACTTCGATATCCGCAAGGACCGGCTTTACTGCGACGTCAATCCGGCGAGCGGTTATCAGACCGCCGAACGCGCCGCCTATCGCAGCGTGCTCGACACGCTGTTCCACGCCCTCGTCCGCTATGCCGCGCCGGTGCTGGTGTTCACGGCAGAGGAAGTGTGGGGCACACGCTATCCCGATGGCGGCAGTGTCCATCTGCTCGAATGGCCCGACGTTGACGCGGGCTGGCGCGATCCCGCGCTTGCCGCCCGCTGGAACGCGGTGCGCGAACAGCGCGAAGCCGTGACCGAGGCGATCGAGCCCTATCGCCGCGAAAAGACGATCCGGTCGAGTCTGGAAGCCGAAGTGACCATCGCCGATCCCGCGCTGGGCACCGCGGCGCTGGAGGAAATCTTCATCGTCTCGGCGGTGCGCGCGGGCGAGAGCCTTGCCGTCATCCGCACCGACAATCACAAATGCGGCCGTTGCTGGCGCCATTTGCCCGAAGTTTCGGAAGA